A region of candidate division TA06 bacterium DNA encodes the following proteins:
- a CDS encoding ABC transporter ATP-binding protein has protein sequence MNQGIEIKDIKKSFGAKQAVNGVSLSIGQGEIFGLLGPNGAGKTTTLKMLAGILRPDSGSRSICGFDVERDPIQAKQCLGFIPDDPFIYEKLSGWEFLHLVARLYGCSNEGLEQRVEELIDRFEAREWIDRRAEGYSHGMRQKTVLAATLLHQPKVYLIDEPLVGLDPASIILVKRIFQEEAQKGCALLVSTHTLSLAETICQRIGIIASGKLAALGTLEELRELSKHRHQDLESLYLEFTRSN, from the coding sequence ATGAACCAGGGAATTGAGATTAAGGATATTAAAAAATCATTCGGCGCCAAGCAGGCGGTGAACGGCGTCAGCCTGAGCATCGGACAGGGAGAGATCTTCGGCCTGCTGGGACCCAACGGGGCCGGCAAGACCACCACCCTTAAAATGCTGGCCGGGATACTGCGGCCGGATTCCGGCTCCCGCTCCATCTGCGGCTTTGACGTGGAGAGGGATCCGATCCAGGCCAAGCAGTGCCTGGGTTTCATCCCCGACGACCCCTTCATCTATGAGAAGCTCTCGGGCTGGGAGTTTCTGCACCTGGTGGCCCGGCTTTACGGCTGCTCTAATGAAGGACTGGAACAGCGGGTGGAGGAGTTGATAGACCGGTTCGAGGCCCGGGAGTGGATAGACCGACGGGCCGAGGGCTATTCCCACGGTATGCGCCAGAAGACGGTGCTGGCCGCCACCCTGCTCCACCAGCCGAAGGTGTATCTGATAGACGAGCCTCTGGTGGGACTGGACCCGGCCAGCATCATATTGGTGAAAAGAATATTTCAGGAGGAGGCCCAAAAAGGCTGCGCCCTGCTGGTCTCCACCCACACTTTGAGCCTGGCCGAAACCATCTGCCAACGGATAGGCATTATCGCCAGCGGAAAACTGGCGGCCCTGGGCACACTGGAGGAACTGCGGGAGCTTTCGAAACATAGACACCAGGACCTGGAGAGCCTGTACCTGGAATTCACCCGAAGCAATTAA
- a CDS encoding transglutaminase domain-containing protein, with the protein MNKKTSILILLGLIWAGSLVWFGLGRAGCQPAGVRLKPRTMAGSEQWHGIYYQDRKIGHSITLTRVLADGGQAVSSKSLMRLPLMGEVRQVSTTLNYDLDKDYQLTGFEFKMGGAAEISVKGLVKGWRLVLSILSNGQSQTTEMDIPGNITMPEALEPMLTGKSLVPGKVYDFSVFDPASMAVVPLTVTVIGPDSLRLDDQWTPAVKLEVSFSGSKSLAWVDTLGQTLKEDGPLGITMIRQTKEQALVLPEDFPGMDMLGSIAVPVIKGELPKPRETERMVIAVSGLDLKGQDVSGGRQTVTDSLKQIVQVTREQTPELQTVNAKPAELAEFLKPTVLIQSQDPEIKKLAQSLVKGKKNDWNKALALEKWVFENLEKSMTVSLPSAVEVLQSRQGDCNEHATLFAALARAAGLPCKISLGVVYLDGKFYYHAWNSVYCGKWVELDPTFGQAPADAARLRLAEGDLSQQTRLLSAFGNLKIEILEHTP; encoded by the coding sequence ATGAACAAAAAAACCTCCATTCTTATACTGCTGGGCCTTATCTGGGCCGGCTCCCTGGTCTGGTTCGGACTGGGACGGGCCGGCTGTCAGCCTGCCGGGGTCAGACTAAAACCCCGGACCATGGCCGGGTCCGAGCAATGGCACGGCATCTACTACCAGGACAGGAAGATCGGCCACTCGATCACTTTGACCAGGGTGCTGGCTGACGGCGGACAGGCCGTCTCCAGCAAGTCGCTGATGCGCCTGCCTCTGATGGGCGAGGTCCGACAGGTGTCCACCACTTTGAACTACGACCTGGACAAGGATTACCAGCTGACCGGCTTTGAATTCAAGATGGGCGGGGCGGCCGAGATCTCGGTAAAGGGATTGGTCAAAGGCTGGCGCTTGGTCCTTTCGATCCTGTCCAACGGACAGAGCCAGACTACGGAGATGGACATCCCCGGCAACATCACCATGCCCGAGGCTTTGGAGCCGATGCTTACCGGCAAGAGCCTGGTCCCCGGCAAAGTTTATGATTTCTCGGTCTTCGACCCGGCCTCCATGGCGGTGGTGCCCCTGACGGTAACGGTGATCGGCCCCGACTCCCTGCGGCTGGATGACCAGTGGACACCGGCAGTAAAGCTGGAAGTAAGCTTCTCCGGCTCCAAAAGCCTGGCCTGGGTGGACACTTTGGGCCAGACCCTTAAGGAGGACGGCCCGCTGGGGATAACCATGATCCGCCAGACCAAGGAGCAGGCCCTGGTACTGCCGGAAGATTTTCCCGGGATGGACATGCTGGGCAGCATCGCAGTGCCGGTGATCAAAGGGGAACTGCCCAAGCCAAGAGAGACGGAACGGATGGTGATCGCGGTCTCGGGGTTGGACCTGAAAGGCCAGGACGTTTCCGGCGGACGGCAGACGGTCACCGACAGCCTTAAACAGATCGTGCAGGTCACCCGGGAGCAAACTCCCGAACTCCAAACAGTGAACGCCAAACCGGCCGAACTGGCCGAGTTTTTAAAGCCCACGGTGCTGATCCAGTCGCAGGACCCGGAGATAAAGAAGCTGGCCCAAAGCCTGGTCAAGGGTAAAAAGAACGATTGGAACAAGGCCCTGGCTTTGGAAAAGTGGGTGTTTGAGAACCTGGAGAAGAGCATGACCGTCAGCCTGCCCTCGGCGGTGGAGGTGCTGCAGTCACGGCAGGGCGACTGCAACGAGCATGCCACCCTGTTCGCCGCCCTGGCCCGGGCCGCCGGACTGCCCTGCAAGATCTCCCTGGGGGTGGTCTATCTTGACGGCAAGTTCTACTACCACGCCTGGAACTCTGTTTACTGCGGAAAGTGGGTCGAGCTGGACCCCACCTTCGGGCAGGCCCCGGCCGACGCCGCCCGCCTGCGATTGGCGGAGGGCGACCTCAGCCAGCAGACCCGTTTGCTTTCCGCCTTCGGCAACCTTAAAATTGAGATTTTGGAACATACGCCATGA